ATAGCTATACGCGTCAATTGATTTGCCATctctccctgttttttttttttttctttatttgattttgactcTAAAGAGAAATTAAGAAGACAGGAGAGAGGGGgggattaattataattataataattttttgatatctcgagaacttaaattattaagaggtcaatcaaaataatttatctggTTCAAAATAACATAGTAcataaataatttgtttgagTGTGCAGTAGTTTTtacttttagatattttttaaaaaatgtatttattttaaataaatattaatttttagtaattcttattaattttgataagctaatataaaaaaaatatatgaatttatttaatttatttttaagtaaaaaatctttttgaaaagTGTGCCATATAAAAcaagcacaaaaataaaaattaataataaaaataaaaaatatttaaaaaaaacataacaaacactactctaataaataatattttgtaaagCATATTTTTAATAGGAGTAgccttttccttgttttttaatcataaattgaaaagagGCCAATCCAATTTCATTTTCGAAGTgcattatttgttattttatttcagaGATGAAACTAGGCCACAGTGCACACTTGTCATGTAAATCGGTACTGACATTGCAACGGGGTAGAGGATGATTTTCTAttcggtttttatctaaaaaaataatcaaaataaaattaaaaaaattgaaaaaatcaaaccgaaaccggtttaAACCggccggtttcagttcggtccggtttggtttttttaccataaaaaccggaaaaacctgtattttttatttgggcttttttttttgcctttctaATGGGCTTGTAATTGTTgttaatattatctaattttgttacaagattctataatatatttaacttttttttgtcaCTGAATAtccatttatattaaattattagtgttaATATTGTGTTCATATGTTGCAagtctttctaatatttgtgttttggtttcctgcatcaaagtttaaataacacacacacaagtTGAAATCTAAATTACAAAGCACTGCCTTCAAAaggacttaaaaaaaacaaaaaataacattgtcataaaatataaaacacttcatgcaaaaaatataaatgaaaaatataaagcacTGCCTAATTATCATCCGTTGCTAGATGTAACTTTCCACcgaattctacaaaataaaaaattaaatatgttagaTAATTGCAAAcgctttaattaataaatcacaaaataaaaggtgcaagtttataaaaaaaaaaattggctcaCTCAAGGTTTTCGTAAGTTTCAAGATCGTTTATCAAGTTTCTAAATGATAATTAGATATCGATGCAGTAATTGTGAAAGCATATACTTTTACACCACATTCTAAACACCAGAGAAAATCAAGCAAGTGATTTCAAGAAAATCACTATGTTTCCAATAACAGCATTGGTCTAATAGCATAGTTCAACAACACACTAAGTCATCATACACATACCGATGAAAGTAAAAACAATCCAGGTAAGAATTAAGGTTTCTTTggtcttcatttttcatttgcaaatttgtttgaatttgtcACATTATGTCCAATAGTTCATTTCcctgaaagaaaaacaaggagCTGGAATATACATGCTGGCTGTTGTTTAATGCTTAATTGCTTACTGACAAGGatctttaattaataatgtttctCGACAATAATTTTTCCCACTAAAATGAGCAAAACCCAGATCCAAATTCTCACTTTAGTTAACTACAACAACTCAAATCTAAGTTCTGCTCTCCTATCCATACAGCTGAAAATCAAAACTTCTTTTAAGGACAAGGTTTCTGGGAAACGGAATAACCTTCCAAGGTTTGTTATAcacaaaaaactcaaaagatcattaattatcacaaatctcaaaaactgatttgcaaaatcaaaagaaaaatctactaaatataaatcaaaagacaGTACAACACATGCACACAGATACACATACagaaacatatttttcaaattttatacaaACAGCAACTTCAACACAGTATTTAATGGAAGAATAAACTAGTGCAAAATATGCTTCCAAAAGGCTAAATCACACGAAATTTAGCGGAATAAAACCTCAAACAAGTACACTCtactacaaataataataaaaaaagttataaaaacaacttattaaGAGCTcaaaaaaagtgaaaactggATTGTGAGTCGTTGAGATATGTATACCAGAAGAAGCGAGTCTTGCTGGCCATGGGTGATCTCAGCTTCTTTCACTTTCTGTGCAACAACCTAATCGAATACGAAACAGACATATAAATTAGTctcacatttaaaaacaaaaacgatAGTGAATTAGAAAAAGATAGTTCTcgaaaatgaaaggattgaaacagagattttataatttttcgcTCAATTTTGATGAAACTCGGAGCTAAATTTAAGCATATTCCCAGAATTCCAAATCAACCAAAATACGACTTTAAACTTAAACACTGATTTTTTGTAAGGATataccaacaaataaaaagatcacagagcatatattaaataaataaaaaacagagattgacagaaaaaagaaatcatacctGGTGTGAGTTGTGACAAGATTCAAGGTCGGGTGTGAGAGAGGGAGGTGACTGGTTTGCTAGATCTGGACTCTGGAGGTTAGGTGTGTCGGCGTGGTGTTTGTCATGCCTGTATAGGAGAGGGATGTGGCTGAAGTCAGGAGAACGAAGATGAAGacgaattaatttgattttgttagagACTTGAGAATAAGATGAGATCTGTGAAAGTGTGAATTGTGAGGGTTGAGGGAGCGGCTTGTTTGCTCAGGACAGTTGGACGCGCTAGGGTTaagaattagagtttttttttttttttgtatttatagtacCCCTTTAActaaaccggttcggttcggttgaggttttttcggtttcaggtttCTGAAACCAAAACTAAACCATACCgaactttttttgaaaaaaatcaatcggtttttttttcggtttttttttttcggttttctcaatttaatcggtttctcaattttttttctcacccctacaATGAAGGAGGGGCCTTGACTGTAAACAGAATTATTAATCATTAAGATGAAACTAGGTTGGTTTGTATAGACAGAATTATTAATCATTTTGATGAAACTAGGTTGGTTTGTTTATGtgtatagttgttttttaaaatatttttatattataatatattaaaataatattttttttatttttttaaaataaagacaTCATATGCAGTAGATTATATAATTTGCATTTtacacaaaatcaaaatttaaacaatatctCGTACACGCATAAATCCCACTTATAATTgttcttcaaacttttttttttttttcaaaaagctcCCGCGGTGCAAAACACACAATGGTGAAAGAAAAAGCCATCAAACTCTGTTAAGTTCCTTCCTATTGGTAAATTAAACAAGACACGAATCATTCCTGAGTGACAATTGAGGGAGGAAAGCAGAACAAAAGGCTTTTCTATTACAATCAACAATCTGGAAAACCCTAaccgcagcagcagcagcaaacgCAGGTTAATTTGCCTGCCAACAAAACCCAAGGTGAAGAACTCACATAATGGCCCCGTGACAAGGAACTGTGATCGATGATGGGCTACCTATGAACAGTATAGGTGTACAACATATGTATTGGAAGCAcaaatcaaacatatatatatattatgtttatgTTGGACCAGCAATGTAATCATCAAAGTCAGCTAAAAAGGTTAGCTGGAGATGGTAAAAAGTAAGATTTATTCAAAGAAACCAGAATCTGCTAATGCGTAGCCAATCAAGACTAAATCCAGTTGACATGCAGGATGATCACTTCCACTTCTTAAATTTCCCTCCTCCGTGCTTCTTCCCAAACTTCCCACGCTTGAATTTTCCACCGCCGTGCTTGCCGCCGTGCTTGAATTTTCCATGACCACCACCATAACCACCACCATAGCCCCCGCCGTAACCACCATGGCCCCCTCCGTAACCACCATGGCCCCCTCCGTAACCGCCTCCGCCGTAACCACCATGGCCTCCGCCGTAACCACCACGGCCTACACCTTGAAGCGCATGGGCACCATAAGcggctgcagcagcagcagccccCCCAGCAAGCAGGCCCCCAAGGCCCCCACCACTATGTcctgaaaacataaaagaacGAGACTCGTCAACATAGAGGTCCCCGTAACATACACAGTTGACAAACGAGAACGTAGAATATCcaggaaataaataaacatcTCATCCACCGATTTTTCTTTCGGGAAAAAGATAATACTAGGCCTAAGATTTTCATAGTAAGACTTGTATGCAACCATCACGCCGGCAACCAGAAAGATTAGAGaattattaaacttatattcttttttctttatctctctctctcggcaGTTTAAACTATTGCAAAGATTGAGGAAATGAACAAGATACCTGGTTGGTGGGGAGCAGATGGGCCAGGAGGATAACCAGATGGTGGGTATGCACCGGGAGGGTACCCAGCGGGAGGGTAGCCCTGTGGGGGATACCCTTGGGGTGGATAACCTTGAGGAGGATAGCCTTGAGGGGGATATGCTCCAGGCTGTGGAGGATATCCAGGAGCACCATGACCAAAACCATGACCAAAGAGACCTTTTTCCTGCTCGTCACCATTCTTGTCCTTATCTTTTCCACCTCCCATGTTTTGTCAGGGAAGAATAACAAACTGTGCCTGCATATTttgttacaaaattaaaaaaagaaaaaactgttAGTTTGTCTGCAGATATCTTCACACTTAAATCAAAGGGATTGAATCTCGTTGAAATGGTCTCAAATACAAGCTATTAAAAATGATCATGGATGATTGTTAATTGGAGTGAAAtaccaaatcaaatcaaatcttgaagaaaaccaaaaatcactgaaaaaataaaatctcaaaaggaTTGAATTGATTTCAAGAAATTGTAATAATAGACGACAGAGAGAGTAAGAAGAGAAggggaggagaagagaagagggagagATGCATTATCGTACCGATTGAGATTGCGGTGTTGTGATCGAGATCGAAGACTTCTTTTCTTAAGACAGAAACAAACTATTGAGACCTTCCCATGGCTCCTTCTATATATGTACTACTTCTTTAGGTTGGTGATATTAATAATCAATAACGACTCGTCTCATCCACTCCTCCTCTCACGCGTTTATTTTACGCGGATTTGACacgtctttttttatatatataagctaaTCAAAGCACAGCACTGCACTCTCCCTTTCCTTGGCATGCATCACGCATTCATGCATCCAAGGATTCCGCtcctccccctttttttttatctcgttAATTTCATGGCTTCTGTCCATTTCTTCTCAGAACTTTATTGATAAATAGTGAAATATTATGAGAgtggttgataaaaaaaactataaaaaaaccttttaaaaaatatctatattatgAAAGCACGAGTTCCTTGGATGGTGCAGCTTGATTGTAGGaaaaagcaaaattctcaatttaattcTGAAttcttgaggaaaaaaaaaaaaaacaagaaaaatcacaaaatatcaaattgatacaAAGTGCGTTGCCTGATCTTAATCACCAAGCCGACACAAATCCATGGGGTATTCCTTTCCTATTTGACAAAGACTTCCTACCTCCAATGAGCATCGAATTGGATTC
The DNA window shown above is from Populus trichocarpa isolate Nisqually-1 chromosome 4, P.trichocarpa_v4.1, whole genome shotgun sequence and carries:
- the LOC18098431 gene encoding uncharacterized protein LOC18098431; this encodes MGGGKDKDKNGDEQEKGLFGHGFGHGAPGYPPQPGAYPPQGYPPQGYPPQGYPPQGYPPAGYPPGAYPPSGYPPGPSAPHQPGHSGGGLGGLLAGGAAAAAAAYGAHALQGVGRGGYGGGHGGYGGGGYGGGHGGYGGGHGGYGGGYGGGYGGGHGKFKHGGKHGGGKFKRGKFGKKHGGGKFKKWK